The following proteins are encoded in a genomic region of Elusimicrobiota bacterium:
- a CDS encoding LemA family protein → MGTGIVLAVLLIGTVVLFVLISYVIGIYNELIVVKVNVDKSWSNIEVLEKQRYDEIPKLVKVCEGYMQYERETLEKIISARTRFLESRTPGQMANANADMTSALKTLFAVAENYPQLKANENFMQLQNRVSQLENQIADRREFYNDSVTIFNTRIQQVPYMFLAGPMNLQQREMYKVVEAEKKLPEINFNIPK, encoded by the coding sequence ATGGGGACAGGTATAGTTTTGGCGGTATTGTTGATTGGTACGGTGGTATTGTTCGTATTAATCTCGTATGTTATCGGGATTTATAACGAACTTATCGTGGTGAAGGTTAATGTTGATAAATCATGGTCAAATATTGAAGTCCTGGAAAAACAGCGGTATGATGAGATTCCGAAACTCGTGAAAGTATGCGAAGGGTATATGCAGTACGAACGTGAGACACTTGAAAAAATTATTTCCGCAAGGACACGGTTTCTGGAATCCAGAACTCCAGGCCAGATGGCAAACGCGAATGCTGATATGACCTCTGCCTTAAAAACTTTATTTGCGGTGGCGGAGAATTATCCGCAACTGAAGGCAAACGAAAATTTTATGCAGCTACAGAACCGTGTAAGCCAGCTTGAGAACCAGATAGCTGATCGTCGGGAGTTTTATAATGATTCAGTCACAATCTTTAACACGCGGATACAGCAGGTGCCCTATATGTTTCTCGCGGGGCCAATGAATCTTCAGCAGCGCGAAATGTACAAAGTTGTGGAAGCTGAAAAAAAACTGCCGGAGATTAATTTTAATATCCCGAAATAA